The DNA segment CGTGCCAGTGCACGGCAGCCACAGGAAGCAAACCTAGGTACGGGCCACGTCGGGTTTAGAACCGTTTGGCATGAGCCTTAACGATGACAATGATTGCATAATCACTCTAAAACAAAGGGAGGTAATCGTATGGATTGCCTCCCTTTTACATCAGACTTTAAGCAGGTTCGACTACTCGCTCCGGCAATGTCCGCCATGTATACAACCAAATCAATGCGCCGATCCCCATTGCAATTGGAACCAACTGAATCGCACTTTGTAGCCCGATATAATCCGATGCTAAACCCACGATCGTTGGACTGATTGCATCTCCCAACAAATGAATCAACAAAATTGTGAAGGCAAATGCCCGTACACGAAGTGCGCTGGGTACGCAATTGGTCAGCATTGCATTTACAGGACCATTATAAAACCATAAGAAAAACTGGGCTAAAAACAGCATCGTTACCGCACCCATGGCATTTTGCAAGGTCAAAGCAAAAAAGCCAAAGATGGTTGCAAGCAACATCGACCAACCTGACAAGGCCATATAAGACTGGCGTGTCCATGCTTTTAATTTATCAGCAAGAAATCCACCTATAATGGTTCCAAGCAATCCACCCACGACAGCAGATAACCCGACATAGTGTCCAGATGCTTCAATAGACATACCACGATGACGCTGTAAGAATGTCGGGAACCAATCAGCAAGAGCACCCGCAGCAAACGTCACCACGGTATAACCGGCAACAACCAGCATATACTCACGATTGCGCAGTAGTAGACCGATTGCTTGTACCCACTTCGGGGGGATGACATCCGCATCAAGGTCAAAACGTCCACGACCTGGGTCACGAATCCACAGGGCAAGTAATGCCATGGCAATACCCGGTAAACCACAAATCAAAAATGCTGCGCGCCAGCCATACATCTCACCAAACATTCCGCCCAAGATGAAACCCATGGCAGAACCTACAGGAATGGCGACATAAAAAATCGTCAGTATCCGGTTACGGCGCTCGGGTGGAAAAAAATCACTCAGCAACGCAGGTGCAAGTGTTGCATAGGCTGCTTCACCCACACCGACTAACGCACGAGCAAGCATAAAAGTCCAAAAGCCTGTGGCAAAAGCAGCTAATGCTGTCGCCAGTGACCATAGAGCGACGCCCGCAGCAATCAATATTTTGCGAGGAAAGCGATCCGCCAAGGCACCAAACATCATGCTCGACAGCATATAGACGATTACAAAGCCGGTGATGGGTAAGCTGGTTTGAAAATCAGTGAGTTTTAAATCATGCTTAAATAGATCTTTCACCACACTCGGCACATATCGATCTAAATAATTGAGCAAGTTCATCATGGTCAGAATGAATATTGCGTATCCAGCGCCGCGCGTGGTGCTATTCAACAGCATGGCTAATCCTTGTTGTTCATTTTAAGTCATTGGGAATTAAAGGTGATCTTACATCGAATCTTATGAAATTGTGATATCAATCCAAAACACATACTCAGTTTTATTTAGCAAGCACCAAAATTCGCATCACTTACATGGAATGAGGTTTTAGATGAATGGTGATGGCCATCTCTAAATTGTCATAATTAAACTGTAATATTTGCTTAATTACTCTAAATAGAAGCCTTAAACTATGAATCAACCCTCATTTCGCTCATTACCAATTCTACGTTCCATGCCCCCGTTTCCAAAGCGTGTCCCCAAAAACACACCAAAACGCGGGCCTAATTTAGAATGCGAAATTGCTGAAGATTCAAAAACAATTCTCGAAATTCAGCGTTTTCGCGCTCAAGTATTCGGCGGTGCATACAACATTTACTTTGATGATGGCATCGATAACGATCAATACGACCAATACAGCATTCACGTACTTGTACGTGATACAGCAACCAAAAAAATTATCGCTTGTACCCGCGTCATTACGCCGAAAGCAAAAGAAAAGTTAGGTCAGTATTATTCAGAATCTGAATTTAACTTGGATGAATATTTGAAAGATAAAAAGCAAGTTTATGAAATTGGCCGTACGTGTGTCGATGAGGCTTATCGTGGTGGTAAAGCACTTGCGGTATTGTGGATGGGAATGGTGCCTCTCATTTTGAATCAGCTTAAAGCAGAATACTTGATTGGTACAGTGAGCGTGAACCTAACCTCTTCACATAAAAAAATCATTGCTACCGAAGGTTATTTACATAAAAAAGCAAAGCTTAAAGACTTTACCAGCCGAGTTCCTTTTGACTTGGAACACTATTTAACCAAAGAAGATGATTTCTTTAGTTTTGCTGAACATAGCCAACTGAAATATCATAAAAAAGACGTCCCTTCCCTGTTTAAAAAGTATCGCCGCGTTGGCGCATCATTCTCTAAAGAGGGCTACTTTGATGCTGACTTCAACTGCGTGGATTACTTTGTTTCCATCAAGGTGAATAAGCGCCTACTGTTTAAACTCAATGTTGTTTGTAAAATCATTGAAATGAAAAAGAAAAAGTCATAATAAACAATACTTTTAAATAAACTTACTCTCCAAGGTTGAATATGATCAATATTCAACCTTGGTTAAGCTACAATGATCACACATCATAGCTATTTCTGATTTTCAACTTTGCATATCACCAAATCTAACTAACATTATCGAGAAAAAACGTTTTTCAGATAAAGGCGAAACTGTTACATTTGCACATTATTTTTTGACCTACGAGCCAAGTAAGACAGCCATGTACGTCTACACTGAATTTGACCAAGCTTTGGTCGACGAACGCGTCGCACAATTCCGCGACCAAACCCAACGTTTCCTTTCAGGAACGCTCAGCGAAGATGAGTTTCGCCCATTGCGTTTGCAGAACGGTTTATATGTTCAACGCTACGCCCCGATGCTGCGTATCGCCGTACCTTATGGCGTACTGAACAGCAAGCAAATCCGTAAAATTGCGTCGATTAGCCAAACCTATGATCGTGGCTACGCCCATATTTCCACTCGTCAAAACATCCAGTTGAATTGGCCTGCACTTGAAAATGTGCCGGATATTCTTGCTGAACTGGCGACGGTACAAATGCATGCGATCCAAACCAGTGGCAATTGTATTCGTAATACCACCACCGACCAATTTGCTGGACGTATTCAAGGCGAAGTTGCTGATCCACGCCCGACCTGTGAAATTATTCGTCAGTGGTCAACCTTTCATCCCGAGTTCGCATTCCTACCGCGTAAATTCAAAATTGCGGTGAGTGCATTAAATGAAATCGACCGTGCGGCTACCGCATTTCATGATATCGGCGTGTATCTGGTTAAAAAAACCGATGTGGTTAAACGTATTGCCGACTATAAAATCCGCTTAGAGGCCGCAAAACAGGCTTTGGCATCTGCTGATGTGAATGGGGATCAAGAAGAACAGCAAGCACAATATGATGCTGTACTGCACTCCTTCCTCAATGTGGATCTGGTTGAGCAAGCACTGAATGATGAACCCTCAGAATGGGGCTATCAAATCATGGCCGGTGGTGGTCTTGGCCGTACACCGATCATTGGATCAATCATTCGTGAATTCTTGCCCCGTGAAGATCTAATCGCTTACTTAGAAGCAGTATTACGTGTCTACAATCTGCATGGTCGTCGTGATAACAAATACAAAGCGCGGATTAAGATTCTCGTGAAGGCACTGACGCCTGCTGTATTTGCTTCGAAAGCCGAAGCTGAATTCAATCAAATCCGTGCCGAACTTAAGGTTCCAAGTGATCTGTATGCCAAAATGGAAAAGAATTTTTCATTGCCAGCATACCAAGCATTGCCTGATCTTGATTTCACTGAAACCTTAAAAGCTAATCCAGTTTTTGCAAACTGGTATCGCATCAATACCCATCCAAACAAAACCCCGGGTTACCGCATCGTTAACATCTCGCTTAAACGTGCAGGTATTGCGCCAGGTGATGCAACTTCTGAAGAACTGGATCTGATTGCAGATTTGGCAGATAAATACAGCTTCGGTGAATTACGCTCTACCCATGAACAAAACATCGTGCTTGCGGATGTTGAGCAATCCAAGTTGTTTGAGCTATGGGAAACACTCACTCAATATAATTTAGCACGTGCACATATCGGCTTTTTAACCGACATCATTTGCTGCCCTGGCGGTGATTTCTGCTCATTGGCCAATGCAAAATCAATTCCGATTTCTGAAGCCATCAGCCGTCGCTATGAAGATCTGGATACCGTCTATAACCTCGGTCATCTTGACCTGAATATCTCTGGCTGTATGAACGCCTGTGGTCATCATCATGTCGGCCATATCGGTATTCTTGGCGTTGATAAAAAAGGCGATGAGTTCTATCAAATTTCCTTAGGCGGTAATGCTGGACACGATTCCAGTTTGGGTGACATTCTTGGACCATCCTTTGGTGCTGATGAAGTTGCCGATATTGTTGAAGAAATTCTCAATACCTATCTCGACAATCGTCAAACCATTAATGATGAAACAGAACGCTTCATCGATACCTATCGTCGTATTGGCTTAGCGCCATTCAAGGAGCGCGTCTATGCCAAATAATCAAACCTCAAATCTGGTATTAAACGTCGCAGGTGACTCGGCATTGAATACCTTTCAGCGTATTGCTGAAGATGGCACATTACCTACTGGTGATGTGACCTTAACCCTTGCGCAAATTGAGCGCTTGACTGAAATCAGTGGAAAAAAGGGCTTGGTTCTGACTGAGAAAGATTCACCAGAAACCACCACTTTGCCTTTAGCTGAGCTAGACCTGATTGAAATCCACTTCCCTGCCTTTGCAGATGGTCGAGGTTACTCATTTGCTACGCTGCTTCGTCGCCAAGGTTTTAAAGGCGAACTGCGTGCAACGGGTGATGTCTTTAAGGATGTATTGTTTTACTTAAAGCGTGTCGGCTTCGACAGCTTTATATTAAAGCAAGGCAAAGACATCGATGAAGCAAAAGGGGGTCTGCATGATTTTACCGCAGGTTATCAAGCATCGACTGCTGAACCTCAGGCACACTACCAAGCGGGTCGCTAATTGATTTTTTATTAGACTGTGAAAATAAAAAAACCGCTCATTGCGGTTTTTTTATTGCAAAGACTTGACCATAAAATCAGTGAAAGGTCAGAAATGGGTCATACATTCTTTTTCTTGCCCACGCTAGACTTCTTTTCAGAGTACTGATTCACCAATGCATTGCTGATACAAGCTGAATAAATAACTTTCGACAATAAATCATCACTGACTCAATGGAATGTCTATGAAAAATAATCGCTTGCTTTCCTCTATCCTGAGCCTATCCATGCTCTGTGCCATGCCACTGACCTCATATGCGCTACCAGATGGCTCCCAACCCCTCGGTGCAAACGGCCCCAATGTGGATGAGTTAGAAAAATACTCCGACATTTTCGCTCGCGCAAAGAAGATGATGGATGATCCTAAAACGTGGAATAAGATCCCGCCTAAAGTGACACTCTGTGTTTTCTCGCCAGAAGGTGCCAAAGGTAAAGGCTATGACTTTGCCATGAGCTATCTCAAACAGCTCCCCAAATATACGCAAATTGCAAAAAACATGGGCGTGGATCTTAAAGTCACGATGACATCGCCTATGGATATGCATATCGACATGGCCTCATCCATTGCCAAGCGTAAAGCCAGTACGGACGTCAAATTCCGCGTCTATACCAACGAAAAAATCGCTTCTGAAGATTTTAAAGCGGGTCAATGCGATGGCGTTGCGATGAGTAACCTACGCGCCAAAGAGTTTAATGGCTTCATCGGCAGCCTAGATGCTATCGGTGCAATCCCCTCTTATAAGCACCTCACTGAAGCAATTCAGTTACTGGCAAAGCCTGAAGCAGCTAAATATATGGTCAATCAAGACTATGAGATTGTTTCGATCATTCCCATGGGCGCTGCTTATATCATGGTCAATGACCGTAAGATCAATACACTGGCCAAAGCTGCAGGTAAGAAAATTGCTGTCTTGGACTTTGATAAATCACAAGCCAAGATGGTTCAACAAATCGGCGCTCAACCGGTTTCCGTTGACTTAACCACTATCTCGGGTAAATTCAATAATGGCCAAGTCGACATCATGGCAGGTCCAGCGTTGATTTTTAAACCGCTTGAACTCTATAAAGGCATGACCGCAGCTGATGGCTCAACAGTCAAAGGTGCCATCGTGCGTTTTCCTATCGTGCAGATCACCGGTGTGATGATGATGCATCGGGGTAAATTCCCTGATGGCGTTGGTCAACTGATGCGTGAGTTTGCATCGATGCAAATTCCTATGGCTTACTCATTCATTGACGAAACTGAAAAATCGATTGATGCTAAATACTGGATGGACGTCCCCGCTGCGGATAAGCCTGGTTATATGAAGCTGATGCGTGAGTCTCGCATTGAAATGACCAAAGAGGGTTTTTACGATAAGCGCATGATGAGCTTTCTCAAAAAAATCCGCTGTCAATTTGATGCAACGAACTATGAATGCAGCTTGACTGACGAATAAAGACAGAGCCAATATAACGATAAAACGGGTTTGTATTAGCCCGTTTTTCGTTTCCGTGAATCCATTTTCAGTATCCCTACATATTGTTTTAAATCGATAAATTTAAACTTGTAAGATGATTCACTCTGCCAAACCAAACTTGACCATAATATTGTAAAAACATGCTGCATAAGCCATATGATCTTTAATACACGATCGATAGACTCAAATCATGATATTGATGATCTGGTTTCACTTGGCTGAAAATAAAGTGAAGGAATCTATCGATAATAAATGATAACTTTCTACAAGGAATAGGTATGAAACACATTCAATCCCTGAAGGCCGTAGTCTGCACGTCACTACTGACCTTCATTCCATTATTAGCAGTTGCTGCTCCTGATGCCCCGCCTGCCGCAGATCAAAAGCAGATTGCGGATGCTGTGGTGCAGATTAAAAGCTTAATCAATGCCTCTGCACCAGACGGTGCAAAAATTGATACAGCTCCCCCTACACCTGAAGAAATCAAAAAATATACGGATATGTTTGGCCGTGCGAAGAAACTGATCGATGATCCAAAGACTTGGAATAAAATCCCGGCAAACATCACGTTATGTGTATTCTCTCCTGAGGGCACTAAAGGTAAAGGTTTTGACTTTGCCATGAAAGCAGTCAAAGATTTGCCAAAATTTACTCAGGTCGCAAAAAACTTAGGCGTTGACCTAAATGTCAAAATGACATCACCACTCGATATGCACATCGATATGGCTTCAGCAAAGGCCAAACGTAAAGCCAGCACAGATGTAAAAATCCGTGTCTATACCAACGAGAAAATTGCCTCAGAAGACTTTAAAGCGGGTCAATGTGACGGCGTGGCGATGAGTAATCTACGCGCTAAAGAATACAATGACTTTATCGGCAGTCTAGACGCGATTGGTGCAATTCCTTCCTATAAGCATTTAACTGAAGCGATTCAATTATTGTCTAAGCCTGAAGCCGCAAAATATATGGTCAATAAAGACTATGAGGTTGTTGCAATCATTCCCGTTGGCGCAGCATATATCATGGTCAATGATCGTAAGATCAATACCCTCGCCAAAGCAGCGGGTAAAAAGATTGCTGTCCTCGACTTTGACAAAACACAAGCAAAAATGGTGCAAAGAATTGGTGCACAACCTGTGTCCGTGGACTTCACAACCCTGTCCGGCAAGTTTAATAATGGTCAGGTGGATATCATGGCAGGGCCTGCTTTGATCTTTAAACCGCTTGAACTTTATAAAGGCATGACCGCACCAGACGGCACCGTAAAAGGCGCTATCGTCCGTTTCCCGCTGATACAAATCACAGGTGTCATGATGATGCATCGCGGTAAATTCCCTGATGGTGTGGGGCAATTAGTGCGTGAATTCTCAGCCATGCAAACTCCTATGGCCTACCCCTTTATCACGGAAACAGAGCAAGCCATTGAACCAAAATACTGGATGGACGTGCCCTCAGCTGATAAAGCAGGTTATATCAAGCTCATGCGCGAGTCGCGAATTTCTCTAACTAAAGAAGGTCTCTACGACAAAAACATGATGAGTTTTCTCAAAAAAATTCGCTGTCAATTTGACCCTTCTAACTATGAGTGCAGCATGACGGATGAATAATGGTTTAACTTGATATGCTAAAACGGGCTTTTATAAAGCCCGTTTTTTATGAAAAATACAATGTCATTTAAACCAAGCAACCAACCAGAAAATATTGGCAACAAAAAGTAATGCCGCAACGGTCTGCCAAAACTGCACAGGATGACTCTCCATCAGGGGCATACGTGGTCTGGTTAGCGTGTAATTCGGTCGTTCAAGATCTGCTTGCCACTCCCCCAAATCTTCATAGCGCTGTTCCACATCCAGACTACATGCACGCATTAAGGCCGCATCCATCCATGCTGGAACGTGAGGATTGTATTTTGATGCAGGGATATAACTTAATTTGGCAAAGTCAGCAGCAGACTGTGCAGATAGATAGTGGCTCCCATAAGGAAGCTCACCCGTAAGAATCTCATAAAATGTCACGGCAAGTGCAAACTGATCCGCCCGCGCATCAATATTCTGATCAAGCGCATACTCGGGTGCTGCGTATTCAAGCGCTCCAGGACGAACCCGTCGCTCTGTCACACTGCCCACTTGCGCACTACCGAAGTCAATCAGCTTTAAATGCTCATGGCCTTGGTCGTCACGCCAGACCATGAAGTTGTCCGGTTTGACATCTTGATGGAGAGTTTCACGGCGATGAAGCGCCCGTAATGCCCGAACAGCAGGGCGCACAAAACGAATTACGGTTTCAACCGGTGCATTGGGATTTGCCTCTCGCCATCTGCGTAGCGTACATCCGGACAGATACTCTTGAACCAGATATAAGAATTGCCGAGGCTGCTCAGGCGCTAAGGTCTGGACTATATCAGGATGCTCAATACGCTGACCAATCCAGTCTTCTTGAACAAAAGCATGAAGTGTCGCAACATTATCACTAAATTGCTGAGATGGTGCTTTTAGAATGACATGCTTCTGATTACTCAACAGCACTGCGTGATAAATGCTGCTGCGGCTATTTGCGTGTAGCTCACCAACGATCTCATATCCATCGACCTTGTAGCCCGGCTTTAGATTGTCGGGTAAAAGCGGTGGAAAGCTTGCCAAATCAGGTGGATGATTATGGGAAACTTCAAGCGTCTGGATATGGATGAGTTGGCAAGATTGATTATCAGAGCTGCCCGAATTTTGTGCGAGTGTTGCCATCTGCTTGACGCAGCGCTCTAAATGATCTGTTGAGAATTGGCCCAGATTAGTGTTTTCCTGAATCAAATCCGATAAAGTCTGTGCAGACAATACGCCGTGAATACCATCAGTCGTGAGTAAGAAGTAATCTCCAACTTGGACATCAACCTCCAAGTAATCGACCTCAACACGCCAATCCATGCCCAATGCACGAATAAGTTGCTCAGAGCTCCCTGTTTGAATCGTATGATCTTTGGTCAGGCACTCCAATGACTGTTTGATAGGATGATCACGCCCTTGTTGAGCGGGTCTAAATCGCCAGACGCGAGAGTCTCCCACATGAAAGATATGCGCCGACTGCTCATAAATAATGACCGCACTAAATGTGGTGAGATGCGTACTATAGCGGTGGTTATAATGCTGCCCCTGACCATGCAGCCACCGGTTAATCGCGGTTAACACCCGATAACCCGCTGTTTTGATCGACCAATTCAAATCTGTAGCCAGAAAGTCGCTACAAAAATTACGCGTTGCAATCATCGCTGCTGGACCACCCGATTCGGCTGAACTCACACCATCAGCAATAGCCGCAATCATCATATGTGCGCTACGTCCAAACCCTTCGGGTAAGTGCATAACCAATGCATCATCATTAGCGGCTTTTGGGCCTTTATCACTATATTGAGCCGCGGTAACAACGAGTGGCATGGCTGCTTATCACCTTATCCATTTTGATCATTTATTGTTTATTGATTCTGCTTTGATCATAACTTAAAAATAAAACGGGATGATCAAAGTCCTCTGACCATCCCAGCCTATCCGCTCACTTTAAAATGAGCGCATCGCATCGGTTATTTACTCAACAGCTATTTTCTCAATACGACCATCAGGGTGAACTTCGATCATATGACCACGAGGCTCAGAAATGAAGAATGACCCTATAAATGCGAGGGCAGCAGTTCCCGCCAACACATAAAAAAAGCCAGTCGGTGATACCATTGAAAATACGGTTAAGAACAAAACACCGCCCACATTGCCATATGCGCCAGCCATACCCGCAATTTGACCTGTCATACGGCGCTGAATCAAGGGAACAATCGAGTACACCGCACCACAAGCACCTTGCACAAAAATTGATGTTGCCAAAACCACACCAACGGCCATCGCTAGTGTCCAGCCACTATTGCCCATTTGCGACATAAGCGCATAGCCCAGCGTTTGACCCAGCAAGCAAATCATGAGTACTCGGCGGCGTCCTTTAGCATCTGACAGGTAGCCACCACCTGGTCGTGCAAACAAGTTCATCACCGCAAAGCATCCCGCTGTTAAGCCCGCCAAACTTTTGGACACCTCAAAATGATCGATAAAGAACTGCGGTAACATCGAGACCACCGCAAGCTCAGAACCGAAACAAGCCATATATGCAAGATTCAAAATTGCCACTTGTTTGAACTGATAACGCGGGGGCACAGGTGCATTAGCCACGAATAAATGCTTATTCACATGCCAAATTTTATAATATTGATAGACCGTTAAAAGCAAAATAGCCAGATAAGCGATTTGCGTCTCACCCGCGCTGAGGAGTTTTAATCCAGCGGGTGACAAACGCCATGCGAGTAACACCAAAGCAAGGTACAAAGGAGCTGTCATAAAGGCATAGAAAACAAAATCCCCTTTCGTCGTGACCTCTAAACCGCCAGCTTTCATCGGACGGAAATAGGTTGAACCTTCAGGCGTATCTCTTACACCGCGATAAAACACATAACTGTAAAGAATCGCAATAATCCCCGTAGTTGCTACTGCTGCGCGCCAGCCATCAGCTCCACCGAATACATGGAAGGCAAGAAAAGGCATAGACATAGAAGCCACTGCTGCTCCGAAGTTACCCCAGCCACCGTAGATGCCTTCGGCAATGCCCACTTCACGTGCTGGGAACCACTCTGAAATCAGTCGAATGCCGATCACAAATCCGGCACCCACAAACCCGAGCAAGAAACGCATCACCGCAAGCTGGTTATAGGTTTGTGCAGTTGCAAAGAGCAAGCACAGGATGCCGCTGATTAGCAGTAAAGCACTATAAGACTTCCGAGGGCCTATCTTATCGACCAACACACCAATCAAAACCCGTGCTGGAATCGTCAATGCAACGTTAAGCATCAATAAGGCTTTCACCTGTGCATCGCTCATGCCGAAATACACTTTCAGTGTAGGCATGAGTGAGGCATGTGCGAACCAAATCAAAAAGGTAATAAAAAATGCTAACCATGAATAATGCAAGATACGAATGCGTGGCACAGCAAAATTAAACAACGGGATACGATTAGCCAAAACAAGACACTCCCAAACAGCGCATGAATTTCAAAAAGTGCTTAATACTGAGCAAGGATAACCCCCATCCGAGTCAAACATTAAACCTGATAAATATTTACTTAATTAATGATGTGCAATCAGTACATTATCACCATCAACAGTGACTTGGTATGTCTTAAGTGACACGGTTTCATCTTCTAAGCACAGACCTGTTTTTAAATCAAAATGCTGCTTGTAGATTGGCGATGCCACCACATCATAGCCTTTTAAATTACCAGTGATTCCACGCGCGATCACATTCGCTTGACTAAAGGGATCGTAGTTGGACACGGCATAGACATTGCCATCTTTTAAACGGAAGATCGCAACTTGTTCGCCTTGAACAAGAGCTGGAACGCCAACAAGGGGTGTTAGGTCAGTCAATGTGCATATTTTCTCTAACATGACGATTCTCTTAAAATTTAATTAAACAGTTAAATAAACCAATCTTAAAAAAACTTCCTTCCACAATAGAAGGAAGTGGGATAAAACGTTTATGCCATCTCAACGATCGTAATACGCCCAGCTTTTTCTGCTGGTGTCGCAGGACGAATCTGTCCACGCTCTTCAACGAAGACAATGTTGTCATCAGGCTGATTAGAGTTAACAAAAGGTTGAAAACGTTTGAGGATTTCGGGATCGTTGACTGCAGTTTTCCATTCACATTGGAACGTATCCACCACATATTGCATTTGCGCTTCGAGTTCAGCAGCCAGACCCAAGGAATCGTTAATCACTACATCCTTAAGGTAATCCAGTCCGCCTTCCATGTTGTCGCGCCAAACACTTGTGCGCTGTAAACGATCCGCAGTTTTGACATAGAACATCAAGAAGCGATCAACATACTTTATGAGAGTTTCACTATCCAAATCAGATGCGAGTAGTTCAGCATGGCGGGGTTTCATACCACCATTACCACAGACATAAAGATTCCAGCCATTTTCGGTCGCGATCACGCCAACATCCTTGCTTTGTGCTTCAGCACACTCACGTGTACAGCCAGACACGGCAAACTTGATTTTGTGTGGGGAACGTAAACCGCGATAGCGATTTTCAAGTTGAATAGCAAAGCCAACAGAATCCAGCATACCGTAACGACACCACGTTGAACCTACGCAAGATTTAACCGTGCGCAATGACTTGCCATACGCATGACCGGACTCAAATCCTGCATCGATCAGTTCTTTCCAGATCAGCGGAAGTTGCTCTAAACGTGCACCAAACAAGTCGATACGCTGACCACCGGTCACTTTGGTATACAGCTTATATTTCTTAGCAACCGAGCCTACAGCAATTAAGCCGTCTGGCGTAACTTCCCCACCAGCCATGCGCGGCACGACAGAGTAAGTGCCGTCTTTTTGCAGGTTGGCCATGTAGTAGTCATTGGTATCCTGTAGACCTGCAAGTGGTTTTTTCAGCACATGCTCATTCCAAAGCGATGCAAATATACTTGCAGCCGTCGGTTTACAGATATCACAGCCGTCATGCTGACCATTACCATGTTTATCGAGTAAAGCATCAAACGATTTAATTTCACCGACTTTGCACAGATGGAAGAGTTCTTGACGAGAATAAGCAAAGTGTTCGCAGATGTCTTTCTTGACCTCGACACCCATTTTTTCAAGTTCAGCATTCATGACCTGTTTCACAAGTGCAGCACAGCCACCACACGATGTTGCTGCCTTCGTTCCAGACTTGATGGCATCATAATCCATGCAGCCCTTTGCCACTGCATCGCAGATTTCACCTTTGCTTACGTTGTTACAAGAGCAAATCGTTGCGGTCATGGGTAATGCATCAGCGCCTAAAGCAGGCTTCGCAGATCCGTCAAAACTAGGCAGAATCAAGGCTTGGGCATTGTCGGGCAAATCCATATTATTGAGCATGAGTTGCAGTAAGCCGCCATAAGCTTCAACATCACCAATCAACACTGCACCCAATAACTTTTTGCCATCCGCAGAAACAACCAGCTTTTTATAAATCTCGTTAGGTTCATCCACATAGACAAAGCTTTGTGCGCCCGCAGTTGCACCATGCGCATCACCAATCGATGCCACATCCACGCCCATCAGCTTCAGC comes from the Aquirhabdus parva genome and includes:
- a CDS encoding spinster family MFS transporter, translating into MLLNSTTRGAGYAIFILTMMNLLNYLDRYVPSVVKDLFKHDLKLTDFQTSLPITGFVIVYMLSSMMFGALADRFPRKILIAAGVALWSLATALAAFATGFWTFMLARALVGVGEAAYATLAPALLSDFFPPERRNRILTIFYVAIPVGSAMGFILGGMFGEMYGWRAAFLICGLPGIAMALLALWIRDPGRGRFDLDADVIPPKWVQAIGLLLRNREYMLVVAGYTVVTFAAGALADWFPTFLQRHRGMSIEASGHYVGLSAVVGGLLGTIIGGFLADKLKAWTRQSYMALSGWSMLLATIFGFFALTLQNAMGAVTMLFLAQFFLWFYNGPVNAMLTNCVPSALRVRAFAFTILLIHLLGDAISPTIVGLASDYIGLQSAIQLVPIAMGIGALIWLYTWRTLPERVVEPA
- a CDS encoding putative solute-binding protein; amino-acid sequence: MKNNRLLSSILSLSMLCAMPLTSYALPDGSQPLGANGPNVDELEKYSDIFARAKKMMDDPKTWNKIPPKVTLCVFSPEGAKGKGYDFAMSYLKQLPKYTQIAKNMGVDLKVTMTSPMDMHIDMASSIAKRKASTDVKFRVYTNEKIASEDFKAGQCDGVAMSNLRAKEFNGFIGSLDAIGAIPSYKHLTEAIQLLAKPEAAKYMVNQDYEIVSIIPMGAAYIMVNDRKINTLAKAAGKKIAVLDFDKSQAKMVQQIGAQPVSVDLTTISGKFNNGQVDIMAGPALIFKPLELYKGMTAADGSTVKGAIVRFPIVQITGVMMMHRGKFPDGVGQLMREFASMQIPMAYSFIDETEKSIDAKYWMDVPAADKPGYMKLMRESRIEMTKEGFYDKRMMSFLKKIRCQFDATNYECSLTDE
- a CDS encoding GNAT family N-acetyltransferase, coding for MNQPSFRSLPILRSMPPFPKRVPKNTPKRGPNLECEIAEDSKTILEIQRFRAQVFGGAYNIYFDDGIDNDQYDQYSIHVLVRDTATKKIIACTRVITPKAKEKLGQYYSESEFNLDEYLKDKKQVYEIGRTCVDEAYRGGKALAVLWMGMVPLILNQLKAEYLIGTVSVNLTSSHKKIIATEGYLHKKAKLKDFTSRVPFDLEHYLTKEDDFFSFAEHSQLKYHKKDVPSLFKKYRRVGASFSKEGYFDADFNCVDYFVSIKVNKRLLFKLNVVCKIIEMKKKKS
- a CDS encoding DUF934 domain-containing protein; translated protein: MPNNQTSNLVLNVAGDSALNTFQRIAEDGTLPTGDVTLTLAQIERLTEISGKKGLVLTEKDSPETTTLPLAELDLIEIHFPAFADGRGYSFATLLRRQGFKGELRATGDVFKDVLFYLKRVGFDSFILKQGKDIDEAKGGLHDFTAGYQASTAEPQAHYQAGR
- a CDS encoding nitrite/sulfite reductase, which produces MYVYTEFDQALVDERVAQFRDQTQRFLSGTLSEDEFRPLRLQNGLYVQRYAPMLRIAVPYGVLNSKQIRKIASISQTYDRGYAHISTRQNIQLNWPALENVPDILAELATVQMHAIQTSGNCIRNTTTDQFAGRIQGEVADPRPTCEIIRQWSTFHPEFAFLPRKFKIAVSALNEIDRAATAFHDIGVYLVKKTDVVKRIADYKIRLEAAKQALASADVNGDQEEQQAQYDAVLHSFLNVDLVEQALNDEPSEWGYQIMAGGGLGRTPIIGSIIREFLPREDLIAYLEAVLRVYNLHGRRDNKYKARIKILVKALTPAVFASKAEAEFNQIRAELKVPSDLYAKMEKNFSLPAYQALPDLDFTETLKANPVFANWYRINTHPNKTPGYRIVNISLKRAGIAPGDATSEELDLIADLADKYSFGELRSTHEQNIVLADVEQSKLFELWETLTQYNLARAHIGFLTDIICCPGGDFCSLANAKSIPISEAISRRYEDLDTVYNLGHLDLNISGCMNACGHHHVGHIGILGVDKKGDEFYQISLGGNAGHDSSLGDILGPSFGADEVADIVEEILNTYLDNRQTINDETERFIDTYRRIGLAPFKERVYAK